The genomic DNA ATTAAGAGGGAGCtttacaaaagtttaagtgttagcttaagttatgcttgtatttgaatttatatacttaagcttgcttacttaaaccttttaaatatatttatgcatttgttttacttaactttgaatttgggttgtcataatcaaaaagggggagattgttggtgcgggaagcatccgacgatcgaacctaagttttaataatggcaaaggattcaaagttaaggtgtgtggtgatctaacagtctgaatgagattgtaggaaagtcctaagtgtacttaggcaaaagccctaattgtggttaggaaagatgaaaaccctagggggtggtaaccctatgcggaaagtattggtgggtcgagtgcttcaggcaaaagtcctaggggggtaaccctaggtggaaagtcctggtgtcgcgaaccaggtaaaagactggaccagccgggaagcgaaagtccagcagaaagtccggaagcatcgagtaccgagaaaaagtccagtcgatctggtggatcgtactggcaacaggtaaatctcctgagtggagtaggtgaggacgcgttccccgtggagggaacaataggcatcgggtcgacctagggtttccggtcgaaaatctgaagtcagacccggacagtctggagactgtcaaactttcatattcatactattattgtgtactaactttgtgttgtaggtattttggaactaacatgtttgcaggtaccaaaaacacaaagtacacatcggatgaacagtgtccgaggctcctccatggggcttggaggcgcctcgggtgcaaagctggagctggctgcgaagcaagcttgaaggtgccttggaggcTCCTTAAGGTGCCTTGGAGGCTCCTTAAGGTGCCTTGGAGGCTCCTTAAGGTGCCTTGGACTGgcggatgaaggcgccttgaagaagcataaaggcgccttgaaccagataaaattcgaccagttcaagcttgatccacgcgggcgacttggcttgtttaaggcgccttggatgggctttagggcaccttgagcactgtttaaaagggggtttcgagcagcaccttcaataaaaaatgaattccaagcgatccctttgcaactagctgctaataagacgacccggaagtgctgtgacttgacaccgacaacccAACGCTCCGATTTCTGTAAATTTCGTTGTCGGTATTGCTTAGATTTTCTGTACTCATTTCATACTTGTACTATTGACGATATTATAGTTGCTTCCCaaggaaagcgatcaaggatagcgggccttcgagtaggagtcgtcataggctccgaacgaagtaaatttctttgtgtttgtgtgcttgttcttattttccgctgcttattactctgttagttttccgtacgatttacgaattcgcaaagtgaaagccacgagcgctattcaccccccctctagcgcgtctcgatccaacagtgatgatgaacatgatttaattttagtACCTACATTAACATTTATGTTGAGATCATTGTTATTTTACTACTGAAAAACTACTACTTTTCAAGAACTACAATATTTGAATTTTATCCCCTACTTGCTGAGCCACTTCCAAATCACCCACCCCTTACAACCCATTTCATTTAAAGATAAAATTGGAACTGAGAATGAGATCGAGGATCGAGAGTAAGTCAAATTCTGAGGATGGTGAATCCGCTAGAATTACTGACAAAAAGACTAGAATTCTACTGTAATAATGAACTCTTAATTTAAGTGAATATAATTTAATTCATTCAAATGGTGAAAATAAACTGGAATTCTGAATTTTTAATTCGAATGGTGAGGGACACCTAGGGTGAGCATAATCATCTTTTGCTTCAATAAACTgctagctggaggctaggtgaATCATGAAattcaagagactccaatagacACTAAAGAGATGCCTGGTCAAGAACCACAACCTATTACTCATAATGTGAAACATCCTATAACCAACCCTTTTTTTGTCATCACCCACAAAGCACAAACTAAGCATATACTCATAACGTGATaccaaatcaaaatttcctttatcaaACATAAAGCCAACATCTCTCACCAAGGATAACAAAGAAAACCCGATTAAGAACCCTCGACATCACCAAAGCAAAAACCCTTCCCATGAAGAACATAAGCTCAGCACTCCTAATATCTGAACAACGCCATGCGTCCATCCCTCCTTCACGTCTACTCCGTCCGTAGACCCTCCATCGTGTCCAGAGAcacatcctcacctgtaatgtaggcatcatgagtctacaacCCAGCAAGTATTATCTCATGTGATAAAACATGACATCCACAAAATAGTAGAGATAGGAGACTAAACAATAGAAACAAATCTAAAATATTGTATATCAGAGAAGGAAGATGTGGTATATAAAGTTCCTACACAACTAAATAagatgaatatgtcacatatccggtaaccacaattggatccagtcaacagtcccatgaacctagaggtacctcgtagagaacatgcatccagtcatatagccgaagctaacataattccagtatcagtcaagtttggatgggccctcctcggagctcatcccgggtcacccatcccgtactgctatCACATATGCACATATTCAACCAACCAGCCACATAAAACTTATTTTACCCAGATCATAAACATAACATTATCTCAATTCATCAAATTCTGTAGACATGTCCATTTACCATATTTATCTGTATCCAATCTGAACGTTTCATAAGAAAGTTTAAAAGCAGATATAGAAATTAACTTGCAACAAGAACTGATAACTAGCAACTAAACTTGCAAATTCAAGACTAAATGTGAAATCAATACTTATGACAATTAACCCTTCTACTAGTAACCAACTACATATTCTATCACCAAGTGTGGATTACCAAATTAACAAATTCCTTCTACCAACCGTATCTGCACAAATAGTCCTAACAGTAATAAATCCAACAAAACTTACTAACAAGGCTATTAAATCTCATAATCCGCACAAAGAACACCACTACAACTAGTCAACTAAGATCTTTCTACAACATTATAAAGAATGAACCAACCATACAACAGAACCTTCACGAAGTTTTTGAGTCAAAAACCAGTAAACGAAATCACACAGCGGAGTAAGCGTGTCAAGTGGAACTACCCAAAATTTCAAGCAAAATTCTCAAGGAGTCACAATTTCGACTCTAATTCTTCACGAAATGTCCCAAACCGAAACCAAAACTTCATGGAGAGCTCAAATCACAATAGCATCTCGGTCTAACATTTAGACAAACACATAATGCGCAACACACTAAACCATGTTCATCACTGAAAACACGAACGCAAACTCAATCCCCAACTCATAGAACACTAGCCAAAACATTCAGGGCATATCGTAGAATTCGAACTCCATCGAACTGATATCACTACCAAAACTTCGGAATCATATGCGAATCCAAACAAAACATTCAATCGAAACTTCAAACAAGACACATCTCAACAGAGAAGAAACCAATCCAAAATGTCTACAAGGAAAAAGTCAATCGGATGCTTCCATAAGAGAAGAAAAACAGTCAAAAATGTCTACAAGAAAGCAAATTGGTACATCTCCAAGGAAAAACCATTCAAGTCATTTGCGAGAAGAAGCCAATCGAATCCATACCCCACCCCTCTATACCTCACAGATCTCAAGTTATCACAGGAGATACACTTGCCTGCTCTTGCGTTTCCTTGTCCTCCCCGAAACCCCCGCGACTTCCGCTGTGTGTCCTCATTTTCCCCTGTCCGATCTGCTCCACACGGTGGAAATCGGCACCCAGCTCCGCCGCCGCCGCACTCACTCCACCGCGAGGGTGAAGATCCGTCAAGGCTTGGCAACGCGTGAGGAGGCGGAACGATTGGGCTGTGTAGATGAGTGTGATACCGGGGAAATAGGGACTTTTATACCTAGGGTTATTAACTTGATATTAACTTAGGTAAGTATGGTTAATGAACCGTTATTTATTTTCCCTCCTAATTGGTGTTAGCTTGGGTAAATTAGGTTACTTAAATCCTTTATTTATTCCTTCTCAACCCTATCATTCTAATCTTTCACTATGTCGTAATAATTAATCTTTAAGCCCCttcatcattatttttcctaggttTTCATAAAAATTCAGTAATTTAAACCTCTTGTTAACGCCCATGAAATCTTAATTTGTTGCTTTATTTGATAATCTCCTTAACTAAAGATTAGAGGACCTTACAATTCTCCCCTCCTTATAGAAATTTCGTCCTCAAAATTTGACTTACCAAATAATTCCGGATAGCGGTCCTGCATATCTTTCTCAACCTCCCATGTAGCTTCCTCTCTCGGATGGTTCCCCCATAAAACCTTTaccattttaatttccttgtttcTTAGTTTCCGGATTTGATGTTTCAGGATTTGTTTCGGCATCTCTTCATATGACAGGTCTGGTCTCCACTGCATCGACTCATGACCAATTATATGAGAAGAGTTAAGATACCTTCTAAGCAtggatacatggaacacattgtggacCCCTGACAAATTGGGTGGCAAAGCAAGCCGGTACGCTCGGGTCCCAATTTGCTCCAACACCTCAAATGGTCCAATATACCTTGGACTGAGCTTCCCCTTCTTCCCGAACCTCAACACCCCCTTCAATGGTGACACCTTGAGAAATACATGATCTCCAATTGCAAATTCTAGATTTCTTCGTCGCAGATCGACGTAACTCTTTTGACGGCTTTGCGCTGCTTGCATTTTGTCCAGTATCTTAGCTACCAACTCCACAGCATGGGTTACTATGTCTGGGCCCAGCACTGCCCTTTCTCCGACCTCGTCCCAATGCAGTGGCGTTCGACATTTCCttccatacaacgcttcatatgGAGCCATACCTATGGTTACTTGATAACTGTTATTATAAGTGAATTCTATCAGGGGAAGCTTTGACTCACAATTTCCCTTGAAATCCATCATACATGCTCGTAGTAGGTCCTCCAAAATTTGAATCACCCGTTCAGACTAACCATCCACTAGGGATGGAAGGCGGTACTAAAAGTGAGCCTGGTACCCATTCCCCGATGTAGACTTTCCCAGAATCTCGAggtaaattttggatctctgTCTGACACAATCTGAACTGGGATCCCATGTAGCCGCGCTACTTCTCTTATATATAGCTCTGTATACTGTATCATCGTGAAGGTGGTTTTTACTGGTAGGAAATGTGtcgacttggtcaatcggtccacaATAACCCATACAGCGTTTGATCCCCTAGAAGTGGTTGGTAGACCCACCACGAAATCCATGGCGACTTCCTTCCACTTCCAAACAGGGATGGGAAGTGGCTCCAACAGTCCtgctggtctctgatgctcaaTCTTTACTTGTTGACATGTGAGGCATTCGTGCACTACTTTGACTATGTCCTTTTTCATACCTGGCCACCAATACAGTAACTTCATATCCCTGTACATCTTTGTGCTCCCAGGATGTGTGGAATATGGGGTGTTATGCGCTTCATTCATGAGATCCTCTCGAAGAGTACCTGTCTTAGGTACCCAAATGTGATCCTTGTATCGCACTACTCCACCCACAATAGAGTAAATAGCCTGCCCTTTTTCTTCGTCTTTCCGCTTCCACTATGTTAACTGTTGGTCCACCATCTGTCCTTCCCGGATCTGATCTAATAAATTTGACTTTATGATCAATGCTGACAATTTAAGCTGCTCCCTCGGTGCTACTACCTCTAAATTCAACCGTTGAAATGAAGATATCAACTGTTGTTGGATGGTTAGTTGCGACAACATGGCAGATTTGCGGCTCAAAGCATCGACTACCACGTTAGCCTTATCCGGATTATAGTTGATgttacagtcataatccttcactAGCTCCAGCCACCGTCTCTATCTCATATTTaattccttctgtgtgaagaaatatttcaaactCTTGTGGTCTGTATAGATCTCACATCGTTCCCCGTAAAGATAGTGCCTCCAAATTTTTAGAGCAAATATAACTGTCGCTAGCTCCAGATCGTGGGTGGGATAGTTTTGCTCGTGCACCTTCAACTGACGTGAGGCATACACAATGACCTTCCCGTTCTGCATCAGCACAACTCCTAGACTAGTTTTGGAGGCGTCAGTGTACACCACAAACCGTCCAGAACCATTCGGTATTGTAAGCACTGGTGACGTCGTCAATCTTTCTTTCAgctcc from Zingiber officinale cultivar Zhangliang chromosome 4A, Zo_v1.1, whole genome shotgun sequence includes the following:
- the LOC121972465 gene encoding uncharacterized protein LOC121972465 encodes the protein MAPYEALYGRKCRTPLHWDEVGERAVLGPDIVTHAVELVAKILDKMQAAQSRQKSYVDLRRRNLEFAIGDHVFLKVSPLKGVLRFGKKGKLSPRYIGPFEVLEQIGTRAYRLALPPNLSGVHNVFHVSMLRRYLNSSHIIGHESMQWRPDLSYEEMPKQILKHQIRKLRNKEIKMVKVLWGNHPREEATWEVEKDMQDRYPELFAQSFRLLTRCQALTDLHPRGGVSAAAAELGADFHRVEQIGQGKMRTHSGSRGGFGEDKETQEQTHDAYITGEDVSLDTMEGLRTE